The Suncus etruscus isolate mSunEtr1 chromosome 7, mSunEtr1.pri.cur, whole genome shotgun sequence genome includes a window with the following:
- the LOC126014301 gene encoding flavin-containing monooxygenase 5-like, whose protein sequence is MPGKKIAVIGAGVSGLGAIKCCLEEGLEPTCFEESSDIGGLWRYEETLEDCRPSIYRSATTNTSKEMTSYSDFPFPAAFPNYMHNTKLMDYLRMYIAHFHLRQHIHFLSKVRSVRRCPDFSNSGRWDVVVEVEGELENHVFDGVMVCTGLYTDPVLPLQSFPGISRFQGQYLHSREYKTPEKFRGKRIVVVGVGNSGVDLAVELSHVAEQVFLSTRRGTWVWNRVWDYGIPIDVALFTRFNWFLSNICPKFIINKWAEWKLNKRFSHLNYGLQPKHSFLSHQAAMSDDLPNHIISGRILMKSDIRELTETSVTFADGTEEAVDVVIFATGYTFSFPFLEQDPQVLDSQRSMFKFVFPPHLEKSTLAFIGILQPVGATIPTSEMQSRWAAKVFKGESQLPSERCMMADIRKTRQKFQQRDSSMGYNPSPLSRGRWRHYEVDVVKGLMVNLTMRYLESPRDTRRVQYVEYMDEIAVEIGVKPNLFFLWLWDPQLAKEVFFGPCTAYQYRLQGPGKWTGAREAILTQRKRIFRPLRTRTLSGDQSSSGSFWLKGGAFHLVIRDGHLVVVAGPGEA, encoded by the exons GAGACCCTGGAAGATTGCCGACCAAGCATCTACCGTTCAGCTACCACCAACACGTCCAAGGAGATGACTTCCTACAGCGACTTCCCATTCCCTGCTGCCTTTCCTAACTATATGCACAACACCAAGCTCATGGACTACCTGCGCATGTACATCGCCCACTTTCACCTTCGCCAGCACATACACTTCCTG TCCAAGGTTCGCAGTGTGCGGCGCTGCCCAGACTTCTCCAACTCGGGACGGTGGGATGTGGTGGTGGAAGTAGAGGGCGAGCTGGAGAACCATGTGTTTGACGGGGTGATGGTGTGCACCGGCCTCTACACGGATCCTGTGCTGCCCCTGCAGAGCTTTCCAG GAATCTCGAGGTTCCAAGGCCAGTATCTTCACAGCCGGGAGTACAAGACCCCTGAGAAATTCCGGGGCAAGAGGATCGTGGTGGTCGGCGTGGGGAACTCGGGTGTGGATCTGGCCGTTGAGCTCAGCCACGTGGCTGAGCAG GTGTTCCTCAGCACCCGGCGGGGCACCTGGGTGTGGAACCGCGTCTGGGATTATGGGATACCCATCGACGTTGCTCTCTTCACACGCTTCAATTGGTTCCTCAGCAACATCTGCCCCAAGTTCATCATCAACAAATGGGCAGAGTGGAAACTGAACAAGCGCTTCAGCCACCTCAACTATGGCCTGCAGCCCAAACATAG CTTCCTCAGTCATCAGGCTGCTATGAGTGACGATCTTCCAAACCACATCATCTCAGGCCGGATCCTAATGAAATCTGACATCCGCGAATTAACGGAGACCTCAGTCACCTTTGCAGATGGCACAGAGGAGGCAGTGGACGTGGTCATCTTCGCCACGGGCTAcaccttttccttccccttcctggagcaggaccCCCAGGTGCTGGACAGCCAGCGCTCCATGTTCAAGTTTGTCTTTCCACCACATCTGGAGAAATCAACACTGGCCTTCATTGGCATCCTGCAGCCAGTGGGTGCTACCATCCCCACTTCAGAGATGCAGAGCCGCTGGGCGGCCAAAGTCTTCAAGG GTGAAAGCCAGCTACCTTCAGAGCGGTGCATGATGGCCGACATCAGAAAGACAAGACAGAAGTTCCAACAAAGAGA CAGCTCCATGGGCTATAATCCATCCCCACTCAGCAGGGGCCGATGGAGGCACTACGAGGTGGATGTT GTCAAAGGTCTCATGGTCAATTTGACCATGAG ATATCTCGAGAGCCCTCGGGACACACGCCGTGTTCAGTATGTGGAGTACATGGATGAGATTGCTGTGGAAATTGGGGTGAAACCCAACCTGTTCTTCCTCTGGCTGTGGGATCCCCAGCTAGCCAAGGAAGTTTTCTTTGGTCCATGCACAGCTTACCAGTATCGACTCCAAGGGCCTGGCAAGTGGACTGGGGCTCGTGAAGCTATTCTCACCCAGCGAAAGCGGATTTTCAGGCCCCTGAGGACCCGCACTCTCTCTGGTGACCAGTCCTCTTCCGGGTCCTTTTGGCTGAAAG GAGGAGCCTTTCACCTTGTCATCCGTGATGGACACCTGGTGGTGGTCGCAGGGCCTGG TGAGGCCTGA